Proteins encoded in a region of the Onthophagus taurus isolate NC chromosome 10, IU_Otau_3.0, whole genome shotgun sequence genome:
- the LOC111418298 gene encoding protoporphyrinogen oxidase: MSRIIVGGGISGLSAAYYAMKQPTNQPLIVLEATDRFGGWLKTTRLIDGTIFEQAARTIRPSGISGANTLQLVEELGLGDEIMPVSKLSPAAKNRMIYANGSLHSLPNSLMGLFRRQEPFSKPLIYYLMNDVITPKKHVLGDDESLYSFASRRFGNEVADYLISPVVCGICGGDAKEISVKFLMKPLFEKEQRYGSVLQGLFFDGLTKKRENLMDSRLLLRSRSEKWNVYSFKNGIEVLPRTLKKKLDSKGIDIRANTKIVDVELNKHSVICKTESGDCIVGNEIISSIPAFELSTLLKNHHPELASILASIQYASMCVVNLQYNGKVIPKEGFGFLVAPNEESPLLGVIFDSCCFPYRETTVLTAMIGGYKYHKYINNNTSEKEMEIIALKELKRMLKLDEKPQSVKVQFLKNCIPQYMVGHEMKVKEIEGYIKRNRLPLAICGSSYYGVGVNDVIFSAKKAIDEIRD; encoded by the coding sequence ATGTCACGAATAATAGTCGGTGGGGGCATTAGCGGCTTATCAGCCGCTTATTACGCTATGAAACAACCGACAAATCAACctttaatagttttagaaGCAACGGATCGTTTTGGGGGTTGGTTAAAAACGACTCGATTAATCGATGGGACAATTTTCGAACAAGCAGCGCGAACGATTCGGCCCAGCGGAATTTCAGGCGCAAACACTTTACAATTAGTCGAAGAATTAGGGTTGGGAGACGAAATTATGCCCGTTTCGAAACTAAGCCCGGCTGCAAAAAACAGAATGATTTACGCAAACGGGTCGTTACATTCCTTACCGAATTCATTAATGGGGTTGTTTCGACGGCAAGAACCGTTTAGCAaacctttaatttattatttaatgaacgACGTTATAACACCAAAAAAGCACGTTTTAGGAGATGACGAATCTTTGTACAGTTTCGCTTCGAGACGATTCGGAAATGAAGTCGCTGATTATTTAATATCCCCCGTTGTCTGCGGAATCTGCGGCGGCGATGCTAAAGAAATCAgcgtaaaatttttgatgaaaccTTTATTTGAAAAGGAACAAAGATACGGGAGTGTTTTGCAAGGGTTGTTTTTCGACGGTTTAACCAAAAAGAgagaaaatttaatggatAGTCGGTTGTTGTTGCGTTCGAGGAGTGAAAAATGGAACGTTTATTCCTTTAAAAATGGAATTGAAGTCTTACCCAGgacattaaagaaaaaacttgaTTCGAAAGGCATTGATATTAGGGCTAACACAAAAATTGTCGATGTTGAGTTAAATAAACACTCAGTTATTTGTAAAACTGAATCAGGTGATTGCATCGTTGgtaatgaaattattagttCAATCCCCGCGTTTGAATTAAGCACCCTATTAAAGAATCACCACCCTGAATTAGCCTCAATTTTAGCGAGTATTCAATACGCTTCGATGTGCGTGGTTAATTTACAATACAATGGAAAGGTTATTCCTAAGGAAGGTTTTGGTTTTTTGGTGGCGCCCAACGAAGAATCGCCTTTATTAGGAGTGATTTTTGATAGTTGTTGTTTTCCGTATCGAGAAACGACGGTTTTAACCGCGATGATTGGAGGATATAAATACCACAAATACATTAATAACAATACAAGCGAGAAAGAGATGGAAATTATTGCGTTAAAGGAATTGAAGAGGATGTTGAAACTTGATGAGAAACCGCAATCTGTGAAAGTTCAATTCTTGAAGAACTGTATTCCCCAGTACATGGTTGGTCATGAAATGAAAGTGAAAGAAATTGAGGGTTATATTAAAAGGAATCGTTTGCCTTTGGCTATTTGCGGGTCGTCTTATTATGGTGTTGGTGTTAATGATGTGATATTTTCTGCTAAAAAGGCTATTGATGAAATTAgggattaa